DNA from Chitinophaga pendula:
AGGTGGCATGATCAGAAGCGACTTCTACCAGGATTATAATACCCTCTTTGGCAGATACAATAACCTGAACATCAGCTACTGGACACCTACTAATCATACCAATGATTTCCCAAGGCCGAACCGCTTCCAGGAAAGACCTAACTACAACTCTACCTTGAGTTACTTCGATGGCTCTTTCTTCAAGATCCGTAATATATCCCTGGGATATTCCCTCCCTGAATCCCTCATGAAAAATTGGGGAATGCAGGCCCTGCGGGTGAACGTAGATGTCAAACAGCCACTCATCCTGGCACCATATCGCCAGAAATACAAAGGCATCGATCCCGAAGATGTCAATACCATCGGTGTCGACGCTCCCGCTACCTGGATGTTACAGTTCGGTATCAATGCCAGATTCTGAGCCTACTTGTGTACCAGTTAAAATGTTAGATGTATGAAAAAAATAGCAGCCATAATACTGACACTGGGAGTCCTTACTTCCGCTTGCAATAAAATGCTGGACGAAGAAGTCGTATCCAAAGTGACAGACGATTTCTATAATACAAAAGCCGGTTTTCAGACAGCCGTCAATGGTAGTTACGCTGGCTTCAGGGCCTTCTACAGTACCGAAAGAGGCATGAACCTCACCGTATTCGGTACAGATACCTACACCAATGGTTCGGATGGGGATTTCAAATTCGCCAATCAATACACGCCTACCTTAAATCCGCAATATGCGCATATAAGGGAACTATGGAACGCCTTCTACCAGGCACTCAATACCTGTAATGTCGCTATCGACCGCGCTCCTATTGTGAGTGATATCGACGATGCCGCCCGGAAAGTAGGGATAGGAGAAGCACGCTTCTGCAGAGCACAATATCATTTTCTACTCATGCAGCTGTTTGGCCCCGTACCGCTAAAACTGAAGGAGAACAAAGAAGCCAGCGCCATCGCCAATCGTGATCCTATCGATGCCATTTACAAGGCCATCATAGAAGACCTCGAATACGCCGCGCAAAACCTCCCACTCACACAATCAGAATGGGGCAGAGCAACCAAGCCGGCTGCCGAACAACTGCTGGCAAGAGTATACCTCACCCGCGCCAGCTCTACGGCTAAACAGGGTACCGACTATGCCAACGCAGCCAGGTATGCTACCTCCGTCATCAGCAACTACGGCTTCCAGCTGCTCCCCGACATAGGCCAGGTGTTCGCACAGGGTAAAGAGAACAATCCCGAAACCGTATGGGCAGTACAATACACCACCGACGCGTTATACAATAGCACCGATAACAATGCCAACCGCTTCTTCCTGATGCAGTACGACATCCTGCCGGGTATGAAACGCGACCTGCCCAACGGTACGCCCTGGAAACGGTATAAACCCACCGACTTCCTGATAGATACCCTCTACAAGGACAGGATCAATGATACCCGCTATGAAAAGTTCTTCACTTCCGTATGGTATGCCAACGTAGCTACTGCCAACCTGAAAATAGGTGATACCGCTATCTGGCTGCCAGGATATGATGTGTCAGATGCCTTTATTGCGAGTAAAAAATACCTGGTCGTACCGCCCCGGAAATATACACTGGTGCTCTATCCTTCATTGAATAAACATAATGACGCCCTGCGTCCCGACAACCAGGCTTCCGGTGTTAGACCCTTCATCGCCTTCCGCCTGGCCGAAGACTACCTGATCGCAGCCGAAGCTTACATGATGACCGGGGAGACCGAAAAGGCCGTACAATACATCAATACCTTACGTATGCGTGCAGCCAGGGTCACCGCTGATCCCACGCAAACCGCCGCCTACCGCGAAGCTATGAAGATCACCGCCGCACAGCTTAATATCGACTTCATCCTCGACGAAAGAGGCCGTGAGCTGATAGGCGAACAGCTCCGCTGGTTCGACCTTGTACGTACCAATAAGCTGTTGGAAAGAGTAAGGAAACATAACTACCCGATCGCAAATCTCAACATCGCCCCCAAACACATGCTGCGCCCTATTCCGCAAGACCAGATAGACCGTACCAGCAACCCATTCCCGCAGA
Protein-coding regions in this window:
- a CDS encoding RagB/SusD family nutrient uptake outer membrane protein, whose product is MKKIAAIILTLGVLTSACNKMLDEEVVSKVTDDFYNTKAGFQTAVNGSYAGFRAFYSTERGMNLTVFGTDTYTNGSDGDFKFANQYTPTLNPQYAHIRELWNAFYQALNTCNVAIDRAPIVSDIDDAARKVGIGEARFCRAQYHFLLMQLFGPVPLKLKENKEASAIANRDPIDAIYKAIIEDLEYAAQNLPLTQSEWGRATKPAAEQLLARVYLTRASSTAKQGTDYANAARYATSVISNYGFQLLPDIGQVFAQGKENNPETVWAVQYTTDALYNSTDNNANRFFLMQYDILPGMKRDLPNGTPWKRYKPTDFLIDTLYKDRINDTRYEKFFTSVWYANVATANLKIGDTAIWLPGYDVSDAFIASKKYLVVPPRKYTLVLYPSLNKHNDALRPDNQASGVRPFIAFRLAEDYLIAAEAYMMTGETEKAVQYINTLRMRAARVTADPTQTAAYREAMKITAAQLNIDFILDERGRELIGEQLRWFDLVRTNKLLERVRKHNYPIANLNIAPKHMLRPIPQDQIDRTSNPFPQNEGY